The following are encoded in a window of Roseimaritima ulvae genomic DNA:
- a CDS encoding CHAT domain-containing protein has product MTRSDSQHPAQPPAMRSLFCVATTFVTPDDEHASRRLGQRLYDRLTRDHQDPLSFGAGIPVAINVDIQRHSMCEIAALADHVLLIFVAGPTSLLLHPDQTTADLSGFGMPDSPEQKPKCQLSKMLVPTDGRWPSEAPRLGEVVVSKGVFDADGIDAAIDSVLMAIAKILRGDSPRPRLLINDFAEAHPKLGTAPIAALVGKQRTELWDYFSEVKTLQDGDYRQTSDGESQTGVDNVFVCLHGDRYRARGERRLHDRELLAAQQRGWPIVQVPAESAGDWNAVLRLAAGEHLRQLHFRKVAERMTQSGWLPIGTPVLSRPPELVDLSSGPLRESTTRTVLHPDPALTPEKRDVLRAAAPLLHPITPSTLLGRTASRDAADTLITPLDGMRVGLSVSRIPEGEFQVGQTDWHLQDATVQLTRTLIGGGATLTYGGNFVVGQEKSFTPLLAELIQAYNQTAQAPAKRLQVFQALDRSLDEVPADVLCRIRHLGLSTDLATQAVFSEDEIEGLPSGMLVSDMRRAMAAETDARVAIGGQSFPRDQDTHGYSGRFPGIAEEVYRALEAGQPVYPCGGFGGITARIVQLWEHPEKIDSFWRETTYDNNRDFVSLIWNVDNHHKRAALELPANLTELAHAIAAVAIELNDDDQAWINFNGLTYRQNQTLWRSTDPILLSSLIAEGLLRRRSRHVVDGTARSKIRIEAMLGNINLVSRTDLLALAVFKDVDPQGAGAAIDRVTGGLMRQAQAMPGKLLGVRSDQLDVDYLCAVSLGDVTDVGDDPQSLKAAIKQAVMQALDVCHREGFRSLAVVTFGGSSLPSYEQAVKQMLSGFRSHTHQVLVKWIEADEERYAKLLDKLQQSDDLDVTTVRKDSTVEIPQTSYPWFQLTVKYRSGHLDVTALAREGTGRAWSNPVTVRADVIEALSEGIGDRRRETPNQQELTRRGKQLVELLFGEQADVIWQRCRDVPIAITHDAASSKIPFEIMQYASADEATPSCPAVNGGIHRWLAVRDNHAASMFARPRLSRKLRVGLIVDPTKDLPGARTEGEQIHNALATIGGNVQSQYLGIHGHPDATLENVVDMLRHVDVLHYCGHAKFDSQSRERSGLLLFEDKMLTADMLHSIEPIPRVVIFNACEAGRVRGEPKEEQHQTFSLAEMMLRAGVEAFLGTFWEVNDKAAEAFAKQLYSTLTEGQSLRAAVTAGRAQLAAQGKKDWANYILYGDGRFCLA; this is encoded by the coding sequence ATGACACGCTCCGATTCCCAGCACCCGGCCCAACCCCCGGCGATGCGATCGTTGTTCTGCGTGGCGACCACGTTTGTGACGCCCGATGACGAACATGCTTCGCGCCGTTTGGGGCAACGGTTATACGACCGTCTGACCCGTGACCACCAGGACCCGTTGTCGTTTGGAGCGGGCATTCCGGTGGCGATCAACGTCGATATTCAGCGACATAGCATGTGTGAAATCGCCGCCTTGGCGGACCATGTGCTGCTGATCTTTGTAGCCGGACCGACCTCGCTGCTGCTGCACCCCGACCAGACCACCGCCGACCTGAGCGGTTTTGGCATGCCGGACTCTCCAGAGCAGAAACCGAAGTGCCAACTGAGCAAAATGCTGGTGCCGACCGATGGCCGCTGGCCCAGCGAAGCGCCGCGGCTGGGCGAAGTCGTGGTCTCCAAGGGCGTGTTCGATGCAGACGGGATCGACGCCGCCATCGATTCGGTCTTGATGGCCATCGCCAAGATCCTGCGAGGCGACAGCCCCCGACCGCGTCTGTTGATCAACGACTTTGCCGAGGCGCACCCCAAACTGGGCACGGCCCCGATCGCGGCCTTGGTGGGAAAGCAGCGGACGGAGTTGTGGGATTATTTTTCCGAAGTGAAAACACTGCAGGACGGCGACTATCGCCAAACCAGCGATGGTGAATCCCAGACCGGCGTCGACAACGTGTTTGTCTGTCTGCACGGCGATCGGTACCGTGCCCGTGGTGAACGCCGGCTGCATGACCGCGAACTGCTGGCCGCCCAACAACGTGGCTGGCCGATCGTGCAGGTACCGGCGGAATCCGCTGGCGACTGGAATGCGGTGCTGCGGCTGGCGGCTGGCGAGCATTTGCGGCAGCTACATTTTCGTAAAGTCGCCGAGCGGATGACGCAGTCCGGCTGGCTGCCGATCGGAACTCCGGTACTGTCTCGCCCGCCCGAGCTGGTCGACTTGTCTAGTGGTCCCCTCCGCGAATCCACCACTCGCACCGTACTGCACCCCGACCCCGCACTGACGCCGGAAAAACGTGATGTGTTGCGCGCCGCCGCTCCGTTGCTGCATCCGATCACGCCCTCAACGCTACTCGGTCGAACCGCCAGTCGGGACGCCGCCGACACCCTGATCACCCCGTTGGACGGGATGCGGGTGGGGCTGTCGGTTTCTCGGATTCCCGAAGGCGAATTTCAGGTCGGGCAAACCGATTGGCACCTGCAAGATGCCACGGTGCAATTAACCCGGACGTTGATCGGCGGCGGAGCGACGCTTACCTACGGCGGCAACTTTGTCGTCGGTCAGGAAAAGTCCTTCACGCCTTTATTGGCCGAATTGATCCAAGCTTACAACCAAACCGCCCAGGCGCCCGCCAAACGTCTGCAAGTTTTTCAGGCGCTCGATCGCTCCCTGGACGAAGTGCCCGCCGACGTGCTGTGCCGGATTCGCCACTTGGGATTGTCCACCGACTTGGCCACCCAAGCGGTTTTTTCCGAAGACGAAATCGAGGGTCTGCCGTCCGGCATGCTGGTCTCCGACATGCGCCGCGCGATGGCCGCCGAAACCGATGCACGGGTCGCGATCGGCGGACAGTCGTTCCCTCGCGATCAAGATACCCACGGGTACTCGGGCCGGTTCCCGGGCATTGCCGAGGAAGTCTACCGGGCATTGGAGGCCGGCCAACCGGTGTATCCATGTGGCGGTTTCGGTGGCATTACCGCGCGCATCGTCCAACTGTGGGAACACCCCGAGAAAATCGATTCTTTCTGGCGGGAAACGACCTACGACAACAACCGCGATTTTGTCAGCCTGATCTGGAATGTCGACAATCATCACAAGCGCGCGGCTTTAGAACTTCCCGCCAACCTGACCGAGTTGGCCCATGCCATTGCCGCGGTGGCCATCGAGCTGAACGATGACGATCAGGCTTGGATAAATTTCAATGGATTGACCTACCGACAAAACCAAACGTTGTGGCGTTCCACCGACCCCATCCTGCTCAGCTCCTTAATTGCCGAAGGCCTATTGCGACGGCGGAGTCGGCATGTGGTCGATGGTACGGCGCGGAGTAAGATTCGCATCGAAGCCATGTTGGGGAACATTAATCTGGTATCGCGAACAGATCTGTTGGCCTTGGCGGTTTTTAAAGACGTCGACCCACAAGGCGCCGGCGCGGCGATCGATCGCGTCACTGGAGGTCTGATGCGACAGGCGCAAGCCATGCCAGGCAAGTTGCTGGGCGTGCGGAGCGACCAGCTGGATGTGGATTATCTGTGCGCGGTCTCGCTGGGCGATGTCACGGACGTCGGCGATGACCCGCAAAGCCTGAAGGCGGCGATCAAACAGGCCGTGATGCAAGCCTTGGATGTCTGTCATCGCGAAGGGTTTCGTTCGCTCGCGGTGGTCACGTTCGGTGGCTCCTCGTTGCCATCCTATGAGCAGGCCGTGAAACAAATGCTCTCCGGTTTTCGCTCGCACACCCACCAGGTGTTGGTGAAGTGGATCGAAGCCGACGAAGAAAGATACGCGAAATTGCTTGACAAGCTTCAGCAAAGCGACGACTTGGACGTGACCACGGTCCGCAAGGATTCCACCGTTGAAATCCCCCAGACCAGCTATCCTTGGTTCCAACTGACGGTCAAGTACCGGTCCGGTCACCTGGATGTTACGGCCCTGGCTCGCGAGGGTACCGGACGGGCATGGTCCAATCCGGTGACCGTCCGGGCCGATGTCATCGAGGCTCTGAGCGAAGGCATCGGCGATCGGAGACGCGAAACGCCGAACCAGCAAGAACTCACGCGGCGCGGCAAGCAATTGGTCGAACTGTTATTTGGCGAGCAGGCGGACGTTATCTGGCAGCGGTGCCGCGATGTGCCAATCGCCATCACCCATGATGCCGCCAGTTCGAAAATCCCCTTTGAGATCATGCAGTATGCCAGCGCCGACGAAGCCACTCCCTCGTGCCCCGCTGTCAACGGCGGCATCCATCGCTGGCTGGCGGTCCGGGACAACCACGCCGCGTCCATGTTTGCTCGCCCACGATTGTCACGTAAGCTGCGCGTGGGGCTGATCGTCGATCCCACCAAAGATCTACCCGGAGCAAGGACCGAAGGAGAGCAGATTCACAATGCCCTGGCCACCATTGGCGGCAATGTGCAGTCACAATACTTGGGTATCCACGGCCATCCCGACGCGACCCTGGAAAACGTCGTGGACATGCTGCGACACGTCGATGTGCTGCACTACTGCGGGCATGCTAAATTCGATAGCCAGAGCCGTGAAAGATCGGGACTGCTGCTGTTCGAGGACAAAATGCTGACCGCCGATATGCTGCACTCCATCGAAC